From one Formosa sediminum genomic stretch:
- a CDS encoding DUF547 domain-containing protein codes for MKLSFLIVLLIPIMGWANRQPTYNKHNDSLVHYNNNLDLSRVVNHELWDALVSKYVSTEGNVDYKGFKTEENVLQAYLKILKDNAPTSTWTKEETLAYWINAYNAFTIQLILNNYPLNSILDIKDPWDIAFIEIADTMYSLGDIEHKILRKMNEPRIHFAINCASYSCPNLLNKAYRAASLETQLDVAATKFINDTSKNTLTKHTAEISKIFEWFAEDFQAYGSIINFLNMYSTTKIEKDATVSYKDYNWNLNI; via the coding sequence ATGAAACTTTCCTTTTTAATTGTATTACTAATTCCTATAATGGGTTGGGCCAATCGGCAGCCTACTTATAATAAACATAATGATAGTTTAGTCCACTACAATAATAATTTAGATTTATCTAGAGTTGTAAATCATGAATTATGGGATGCATTAGTTTCTAAATACGTGTCTACAGAAGGAAATGTAGATTATAAGGGGTTTAAAACTGAAGAAAATGTGTTACAGGCGTATTTGAAAATTTTAAAAGATAATGCGCCAACTAGTACATGGACTAAAGAAGAAACTTTAGCCTATTGGATTAATGCCTATAATGCATTTACCATACAGTTAATTCTAAATAATTATCCGCTAAACAGTATATTAGATATTAAAGATCCATGGGATATAGCTTTTATTGAAATTGCAGATACCATGTATAGTTTAGGAGATATTGAACATAAAATTTTGCGTAAAATGAACGAGCCTAGAATTCATTTTGCTATAAACTGTGCATCATATTCGTGTCCTAATTTATTGAATAAAGCCTATAGAGCAGCGTCTTTAGAAACACAATTAGATGTGGCTGCAACTAAATTTATAAATGATACTTCTAAAAATACACTCACAAAGCATACTGCTGAAATTTCGAAAATATTTGAATGGTTTGCAGAAGATTTTCAGGCTTATGGTAGCATAATTAATTTTCTTAATATGTACAGTACAACTAAAATTGAAAAAGACGCTACAGTTTCATA
- a CDS encoding fructosamine kinase family protein — protein MFILDANAPEKLAHYLKDNQWLSNDDYILSLTKAGEGNMNYVLRVTTKLGTFIIKQSRGYVEKYPQIKAPEKRVLTEAEFYTKISSVNALKQQMPKILGLDAFNNILLLEDLGKASDFNSMYTSGYILTKDETLVLVAYLNVLHTKSKKEVSDNELANLEMRKLNYEHIFHYPFLIDNGFDLDSIQDGLQSLALNYKTDALLKSKVQELGTHYMAKGCYLLHGDYYPASWLSTSNGVKIIDPEFCYYGSREFDLGVFIAHLYISKQPESIIDLVQSTYSDYKSLNQSLLNGFIGIEIMRRLIGLAQLPLQMNLKDKAKLLEFAYQSIIQ, from the coding sequence ATGTTTATATTAGATGCTAATGCACCAGAAAAATTAGCGCATTACTTAAAAGATAATCAATGGTTATCTAACGACGATTACATTTTATCTTTAACCAAAGCTGGTGAAGGTAATATGAATTATGTATTACGTGTAACCACTAAGTTAGGCACTTTTATTATAAAACAATCTCGCGGCTATGTTGAAAAATATCCGCAAATAAAAGCTCCAGAAAAACGTGTTTTAACTGAAGCTGAATTTTACACAAAAATTAGCTCAGTTAACGCTTTAAAACAACAAATGCCTAAAATACTAGGGTTAGATGCTTTTAATAATATTTTACTCTTAGAAGATCTCGGTAAAGCCTCAGATTTTAATAGTATGTACACATCAGGTTATATACTTACAAAAGACGAGACTTTGGTTTTGGTAGCCTATTTAAATGTATTACACACTAAATCTAAAAAAGAAGTTAGCGATAATGAACTTGCAAATTTAGAGATGCGTAAATTGAATTACGAACACATTTTTCATTACCCTTTTTTAATAGATAACGGATTTGACTTAGATAGTATTCAAGATGGTTTACAATCTTTAGCCTTAAACTATAAAACAGATGCTCTTTTAAAAAGTAAAGTACAGGAATTAGGCACACACTACATGGCAAAAGGATGCTACCTTTTACACGGCGATTATTACCCAGCAAGCTGGCTATCGACTTCTAATGGCGTTAAAATTATAGATCCTGAATTTTGTTATTATGGTTCTAGAGAATTTGATTTAGGGGTTTTTATTGCTCATTTATATATCTCTAAACAACCCGAATCTATTATAGATTTAGTACAATCAACTTACTCAGATTATAAGTCTTTAAATCAATCACTATTAAATGGTTTTATAGGAATAGAAATTATGAGACGCTTAATTGGTTTAGCCCAGCTCCCTTTACAAATGAATTTAAAAGACAAAGCCAAGCTTTTAGAATTTGCGTATCAATCCATAATACAATAA
- a CDS encoding nucleoside hydrolase, which produces MKIYKLILLISLTTSLNAQTKIWFDTDIMIGMPDVRPREVDDGITLIMALKQPNIEIVGISNITYVDYGYGVINKILNWHHTGKSIPVYKGSNLANDLGTENDATRALYQALKKEKLTILALGPMTNIATLIKNHPDIIPQIERVVMCAARTPDLPFNPGHGKLNLFDYNYELDTASMTTLLQSEVPLEFAGYEPSSYTFIGNIDLASLDLNQEADQWLFNIVQPWMEVNEKLFGIRGFIPFDCSTLGIVTHPEYFTYYENIPIQENYKKNDASVIQPDTPYKKFLEVSYDFKSSKKVKYARRALLGFEEQILKTLSVTNTN; this is translated from the coding sequence ATGAAAATTTACAAATTAATATTACTTATATCATTAACCACTAGCCTTAATGCACAAACAAAAATTTGGTTTGACACAGATATAATGATTGGGATGCCCGATGTGCGTCCGCGTGAAGTTGATGATGGAATTACACTTATAATGGCATTAAAACAACCCAATATTGAAATTGTAGGCATTAGTAATATTACGTATGTAGATTACGGTTACGGTGTTATAAATAAAATTTTAAATTGGCACCACACAGGTAAATCTATCCCAGTTTACAAAGGATCTAACTTAGCCAACGATTTAGGTACAGAAAACGATGCTACAAGAGCGTTATACCAAGCGTTAAAAAAAGAAAAACTAACAATTTTAGCGCTTGGTCCAATGACTAATATTGCGACGTTAATTAAAAATCATCCCGATATTATTCCGCAAATAGAACGCGTTGTTATGTGCGCAGCACGTACTCCAGATTTACCTTTTAATCCCGGACATGGAAAGCTTAATTTATTTGATTATAACTACGAATTAGACACTGCATCTATGACCACATTATTGCAAAGCGAAGTGCCTTTAGAGTTTGCTGGTTACGAACCGAGTTCGTATACCTTTATTGGTAATATAGATTTAGCTAGTTTAGATTTAAATCAAGAAGCAGACCAATGGTTATTTAATATTGTACAGCCATGGATGGAAGTCAACGAAAAACTTTTTGGGATTCGTGGATTTATTCCTTTTGATTGCTCTACATTAGGTATTGTAACTCATCCAGAGTATTTCACATATTACGAAAACATACCCATACAAGAAAATTATAAGAAAAATGATGCGTCAGTAATTCAGCCCGATACACCATATAAAAAGTTTCTAGAGGTTTCTTACGACTTTAAATCTAGTAAAAAAGTGAAATACGCACGTAGAGCGTTATTAGGTTTTGAAGAACAAATTTTAAAAACCTTAAGCGTCACTAACACTAATTAG
- a CDS encoding SdiA-regulated domain-containing protein, which yields MSKKLVEISGISVLDFPHILSINDEDGKLFEYNLESGKVEGIYEFGKDGDYEDIAINNDTVYVLRSDGAIYEITDFKNAPKVEKHKTFLSEKQDTEGLYFDALNNQLLIACKEEVEIDDEDYNVIYAFNLDTQTLQKTPVFTISKKHFKFKGKKHDFAPSGLAIHPKTNTLFVISSIGKLMVEMTLEGEIINKYSLNYSHFKQPEGIFFKANGDLYISNEGRKGKANILKFDYIN from the coding sequence ATGTCTAAGAAACTAGTCGAAATTTCTGGTATTTCTGTGCTAGATTTTCCTCATATTTTAAGTATTAATGATGAGGATGGAAAATTGTTTGAATATAATTTAGAGTCGGGGAAAGTAGAAGGAATTTATGAGTTTGGTAAAGATGGTGATTACGAAGATATTGCTATTAATAATGATACTGTTTATGTGTTAAGGTCTGATGGCGCAATATATGAGATTACAGATTTTAAAAATGCTCCTAAAGTTGAAAAACACAAAACATTTTTAAGTGAAAAGCAAGATACGGAAGGTTTATATTTTGACGCTTTAAATAACCAATTATTAATTGCTTGTAAAGAAGAAGTTGAAATTGACGATGAAGATTATAACGTTATTTACGCTTTTAATTTAGATACGCAAACGTTGCAGAAAACACCAGTATTCACCATTTCAAAAAAACATTTTAAATTTAAAGGAAAGAAACATGATTTTGCACCTAGTGGTTTAGCAATTCATCCAAAAACAAATACCTTATTTGTAATTTCGTCTATAGGTAAACTCATGGTTGAAATGACTTTAGAAGGTGAAATTATAAACAAATATTCCTTAAACTATTCGCACTTTAAACAACCAGAAGGTATATTTTTTAAAGCGAATGGAGATTTATACATTTCTAATGAAGGAAGAAAGGGTAAAGCAAATATTCTGAAATTTGATTATATAAACTAG
- a CDS encoding spondin domain-containing protein: protein MKTFRLFTLLMLITLVYSCDNDDDSTLIEPVATSDFTVTIENVGSAYMFAGSGVFNTPVGDASPGPATPGKRYEFTINAGRSHKLSFVTMLAATNDLFFAPDGDGIALYDDNGDAISGDVTSQVYLWDAGTEINEEPGVGPNTVGNQSGPDTGEEENGAVLKIENVTNGVAFNYPEVSALIQVTVTHIAGTEFTVSIEDLSTASLDTSEGMKAAPLSPGVFVVHGGMNPLFEEGESDYGYGVEAIAEDGNTTDLGTYTAEQTGITYPSSPGIWVVHETGTMPLFTEGSVDYGLGLEHIAEDGDVSELASAIGTLEGQIMGDVFNTPVGSSAAGPLLPGASYQFSFSAEAGQALSFASMLASTNDVLFATEDTGIELFNANGTPMSGDITSYVYLWDAGTEQNEQPAFGPNTVGNQLGADTGIDENAPVQLLSDVNDGFTYPAVNAVLQITITAN, encoded by the coding sequence ATGAAAACTTTTAGACTTTTTACACTTTTAATGTTGATCACGCTAGTATATAGCTGTGATAATGATGATGATTCTACTTTAATCGAACCTGTGGCGACATCAGACTTTACGGTAACCATAGAAAATGTAGGCTCGGCTTATATGTTTGCTGGCTCAGGTGTGTTTAATACTCCTGTTGGCGATGCTAGTCCTGGACCAGCGACACCAGGAAAACGTTACGAATTTACTATTAATGCTGGTAGAAGTCATAAATTATCTTTTGTAACCATGCTTGCCGCGACAAACGATTTATTCTTTGCACCAGACGGCGATGGTATTGCGTTATACGATGATAATGGCGATGCTATTTCTGGCGATGTAACAAGCCAAGTCTATCTTTGGGATGCTGGTACCGAGATTAACGAAGAACCTGGTGTGGGACCTAACACCGTAGGAAATCAATCTGGTCCGGATACAGGTGAAGAAGAAAATGGAGCAGTCTTAAAAATTGAAAACGTAACTAATGGAGTCGCTTTTAATTATCCAGAAGTGAGCGCTTTAATTCAAGTTACAGTAACACATATTGCTGGTACAGAATTTACAGTGTCTATTGAAGATTTAAGTACCGCAAGCTTAGATACAAGTGAAGGTATGAAAGCAGCACCGTTATCGCCAGGAGTATTTGTAGTACACGGTGGCATGAATCCGTTATTTGAAGAAGGTGAATCTGATTACGGATATGGAGTGGAAGCCATTGCAGAAGATGGTAATACCACAGATTTAGGGACCTATACAGCAGAACAAACAGGAATTACTTATCCGTCGTCACCAGGAATTTGGGTGGTGCATGAAACAGGAACAATGCCATTATTTACAGAAGGTTCGGTTGATTATGGTTTAGGATTAGAGCATATAGCTGAAGATGGTGATGTTTCGGAATTAGCAAGTGCAATCGGTACTCTAGAAGGGCAAATTATGGGCGATGTATTTAATACACCTGTAGGTTCAAGTGCTGCAGGGCCATTATTACCAGGGGCATCTTATCAATTTAGTTTTTCAGCAGAAGCAGGACAAGCCTTATCTTTTGCATCTATGCTTGCATCTACAAACGATGTGTTATTTGCTACAGAAGATACCGGTATTGAATTATTTAATGCCAACGGCACGCCTATGAGCGGAGACATTACTTCGTATGTATACCTTTGGGATGCTGGTACAGAACAAAATGAGCAGCCAGCCTTTGGTCCTAATACTGTAGGTAATCAGTTAGGTGCCGATACTGGTATAGATGAAAATGCTCCAGTACAATTATTAAGCGATGTCAATGATGGATTTACTTATCCTGCAGTGAATGCTGTATTGCAAATTACAATCACAGCAAACTAA
- a CDS encoding sensor histidine kinase, which translates to MKTKNTLFFKIAGVLTLLFVLLAFLITKSSRSLSEDYHDEISQGLNKHVAKYIVEEIQGLYDGDTVAAAKMSSLMHHVMATNPATEVYLLDLDGNILKHVAMNKEVKAKTINLEPIKAFIAKDGEVFIKGDDPKLPGTKKIFSAAPYIYNNKPVGYIYTIVGGNDYDTLIAKHEASYIRKLSVRTMLYALFAALVIALIAVYFLTRNFNKITDAFKSFKHGNHDARVVGVTHGEMGMLASTYNDMADTIQSNIQELQSVDTLRKELIANISHDLRTPIASIRGFIETLLIKGDDLKAEEKTRYMEIVLKNSDRLKKLVDDLFELSLLEAQQKHLQPEAIQMAEIIQDIADKYRIIAKNKGISINTVYSKDLPLVYADIALIDRALQNIIDNAIKHCKSGDVVTLELLREDQNVMIKVADTGSGIASQELPHIFERYRKGKFYSDAEKGSGLGLAIVKKIMDLHNASIKVTSIKNKGTEFFFSLPIHGHAIS; encoded by the coding sequence ATGAAAACTAAAAACACCCTTTTTTTTAAAATAGCAGGCGTACTCACCCTTTTGTTTGTGCTGTTAGCTTTTCTTATCACTAAAAGTTCAAGAAGTCTTTCTGAAGATTATCATGACGAAATTAGTCAAGGTCTAAATAAACATGTAGCAAAATATATTGTAGAGGAAATACAAGGCCTCTACGATGGCGATACTGTAGCAGCAGCGAAAATGAGTAGTTTAATGCATCACGTTATGGCTACAAACCCTGCTACAGAAGTGTATTTACTAGATTTAGACGGCAACATCTTAAAACATGTCGCTATGAATAAAGAAGTAAAAGCTAAAACCATTAATTTAGAACCTATTAAAGCTTTTATTGCTAAGGATGGAGAGGTGTTTATAAAAGGGGATGACCCCAAATTACCGGGAACTAAAAAAATATTTTCGGCGGCACCTTATATATATAACAATAAGCCTGTAGGCTATATTTACACTATAGTAGGCGGGAACGACTACGATACGCTAATAGCCAAACATGAGGCGAGTTACATTCGTAAACTTAGTGTGCGTACCATGTTATATGCGCTATTTGCAGCTTTAGTTATTGCTTTAATTGCCGTTTATTTTTTAACTCGAAATTTCAACAAAATTACCGATGCTTTTAAATCGTTTAAGCACGGCAATCACGATGCGAGAGTTGTAGGTGTCACACATGGCGAAATGGGGATGTTAGCGAGTACGTATAACGATATGGCAGATACCATTCAAAGTAATATACAAGAATTACAAAGTGTAGATACTTTACGAAAAGAACTTATCGCAAATATTTCACACGATTTAAGAACGCCAATTGCTTCGATACGCGGATTTATAGAAACTTTATTAATTAAAGGCGATGATTTAAAAGCGGAAGAAAAGACAAGGTATATGGAAATTGTTTTGAAAAATTCAGATCGACTTAAAAAGTTAGTAGACGACCTCTTTGAGTTAAGTCTTTTGGAGGCACAACAAAAACACTTACAACCAGAAGCCATACAAATGGCAGAAATTATTCAAGATATAGCCGATAAATATAGAATTATTGCAAAAAACAAAGGCATCAGTATAAATACAGTATATTCTAAAGATCTACCTTTAGTATACGCAGACATTGCATTAATAGACCGCGCATTGCAAAATATAATAGATAATGCCATTAAACACTGTAAATCTGGCGATGTGGTAACTTTAGAACTTTTAAGAGAAGACCAAAACGTTATGATTAAAGTGGCAGATACAGGAAGCGGTATTGCATCACAAGAACTGCCACACATTTTTGAAAGGTATCGTAAAGGTAAATTCTATTCTGATGCAGAGAAGGGAAGCGGTCTTGGTTTAGCCATTGTTAAAAAAATAATGGATTTACATAATGCCTCTATAAAAGTAACAAGTATTAAAAATAAGGGCACAGAATTTTTCTTTAGTCTACCTATTCACGGCCATGCTATATCATAA
- a CDS encoding response regulator transcription factor, with the protein MVEILVVEDDIHIAELVKVNLEDDQTRVHSCFDGNSGFIEASKQEYDLIILDIMLPGKKGLDICRELRAANINTPIVMLTSKSDEIDKILGLETGADDYITKPFSVRELQARVKAIMRRRLLDAKTEGPTEALPVLHRKDLMINQDMRKVELNGVRINLTPKEFELLCLLANNTGKTYSRAQLLHTIWGYEFEGYEHTVNSHINRLRSKIEQDPGQPEYILTTWGVGYRFTEL; encoded by the coding sequence ATGGTTGAAATTTTAGTTGTTGAAGACGATATACATATCGCTGAATTAGTAAAGGTAAATCTAGAAGATGATCAAACGCGTGTACACAGTTGCTTTGATGGAAATTCAGGATTTATTGAAGCCTCAAAACAGGAGTACGATCTCATTATTTTAGATATCATGCTTCCGGGTAAAAAGGGGTTAGATATTTGTAGAGAGTTACGCGCTGCAAATATTAATACGCCTATAGTCATGCTAACGAGTAAAAGCGATGAAATTGATAAAATTTTAGGGCTAGAAACAGGAGCAGACGATTATATTACTAAGCCATTTAGTGTTAGGGAATTACAAGCACGGGTAAAGGCTATTATGAGACGTCGTCTTTTAGATGCTAAAACCGAAGGCCCAACAGAAGCCCTTCCTGTATTGCATAGAAAAGATTTAATGATTAATCAGGACATGCGAAAAGTAGAACTTAACGGAGTGCGTATAAACCTAACGCCTAAAGAGTTTGAATTACTCTGTCTTTTGGCAAATAATACAGGTAAAACCTACAGTCGTGCACAATTACTACATACCATTTGGGGGTATGAGTTTGAAGGCTACGAACATACCGTAAATTCTCATATTAACAGATTGCGCTCTAAAATTGAACAAGACCCAGGACAACCAGAATACATACTTACAACTTGGGGTGTAGGCTACAGATTTACAGAACTATAA